The window aatcatagaatattagggttggaagggacctcaggaagtcatctagtacaacccctgctcaaagaagggccAACCCCAACctgatcatcccagccagggctttgtcaagccgggccttaaataCTTCTGAAGacagagattccatcacctccctagataacgtgttccagtgcttcaccacactcctagtgaaataatgtttccctaatatccaacctagaactACCCCACTCAACCTGAGACAATCACTGAAAGGATGGAAATAAGCCACACAATGTTCTCTGCCCTCAGGACTTTGAAGCTGAGCTTTAGGGCAACAAGCTGTACGAGGCACAATCTCAGGGTatttctacactatgaaattaggtcgaatttacaGAAGTTGGTTTttcagaaatcgtttttatacagttgattgtgtgtgtccccacacgaAATGCTCCAAGTGCATTAAATTGGccaactgcatccacagtaccgagtcTAGCATCAACTTCTGGAGCgttgaactgtgggtagctatgaGTATCTATCTCACAGTTCCTGTAGTCTtcgctgcccattgggattctgggttgagatcccaatgcctaatGGGTCAAAAACAGtatcgcgggtggttctgggtgcaTATTATCaggcccctttcttcctccctccctccctctctccctccgtgaaagcaatggcagacaatggtTTCGCAccatttttcctgggttacctgaacagacaccatagcacggcaatcatggagcccactcagctcactgtcactgtacgtctcctgggtgctggcagacatgggactgcattgctacacagcagcagttcattgccttttggcagcagacagtgcattacgattggtagccatcgtcgtattcctgggtgctcttttagctgacctcagtgaggtcagtcaggggctcctgggcagacatgggagtgactcagccaggtcattcccaacttctggtgagcacccaggagatgatgatggctcgcagtcgtactgcaccgtttTCTGCCGAGCAGCCAAGAAATGACTATGGTTTGCAGTCATACTGCATCGTCTGCTgctagcctaagatgtaaaagatagatggatcaaaacaagaaattgacccaatttgttttgttaaatcaacaggctcctaaacccagggttttgagttcaatccttgagggggccattgtgtgtgacagttgtttgtgtttctccttgatgaaaagcCTTCCCTGTTGTTGATTTCAATtctctgtaagccatgtcatcagtcaccccgCCCTCCATCAGGGGGATGGCAGGCaattgttttgcaccttttttcaatgcagcatcagatgctgcaaatgcaaaaccaggcgaggaggcgacggtaacgcggtgacgagagtgatgaggacatagacatgatcataaacttctcacaaagtacaggctgggcaatgtgcacatcatgctgctgagctctgctgatgagttctgcatgatcaccagtgctgatcagcttgccacgctggccaaacaagaaatgaaattcaaaagttcgcgggccttttcctgtctgcctggccagtacatctgagttgagagcgttgtccagagcggtcacaatggagcactctgggatagctcccggaggcctaTACCAtctaattgcatccacactaccccaaattcgacccgacatggccgatttcagcactaatccccttgtcagaggtggagtaaagaaatcgatttaaagagcctttcagtcgataaaaaagggctttgtcatgtggacggGTCCTGGCTTAAATTGAGGAAACAATGCTAAATTCAaactaaaatcgtagtgtagaccaggcctcagctgaCTATAtcgcagccctgctcccaacccTCAGCTGATTTTATATAGTTTCCTGGCTTCCCTCTCTGCTCCAGAATGTCCTACGAGCCCCAGCGCTGTGTCCTCACTGCTCGTTCCttgccaggctgcagcagatcctgtcccagccccaaagcagagggagtggggggaggaaggcagaGATGATCCAGCAAGTGCAAGGGTTTGGAGAGGAGGGGAGCAAGTAAGAGGTGGGATTTTGGGGGAAGATGTTGAGAATGGAGCGGGGCCTTGGGAGAATAGGTAGGATGGGGAAAGGGGCCTTGTGGAAAGAGGTagttcagggggcagggccttggggaattGACAGCACAGGGCATGGGGCCTCAGATATCCAGTTaaaagcaattagaaaggtggtaTCCTATGGGAGAATGCTTGTACACAAAGTGATTCCTCAGTTTGTCACTCAGACACAGCACAGAAAAACCAGGAAAGGATTTAATGTCACTTTGACTCTCCAGTAAGTGATTGAGGGAAGGGGGCCCAGCACcatgtcaccagccagctctgcacagacttCGGTCTGAAagccagagcaccaggagaaaacGTTAGGCccctttatgagtaaagagcCAGAGAAGCCTGCCCCgaatctgtttggtcctcaccccgTAGATGATGGGGTGCAGCATGGGGGGCAGCAAGAAGTACACATTAACAATAAGAACatggaaatgcaggggcacattTTGGGCAAATCTGTTCATGAGGGAGATGATGAGTCctgggatgtaaaaggctaaaATGACAAAGAGGTGGGAGCCGCAGGTTTCAAAAGTCTTGAGCCGggcgtcctttgtggggaggctgaagatggccctgaggatctggatatAGGACACAGCGATAAAAATCCCATCCACACCAATCACACAGAATTGCACAAAGAGGCCGTAGTAACTACTAACACGGGTGTCGGCGCAGGCCAGGTTCACCACAGCTATGTGTGCGCAGTATGGCTGGGGGATGATGATGGTTCTACAATAAGGCCATTGTCTTGCCAGTAAGGGATAGGGAAATACAACAATGCAACCACGCAGCACCATGGCCAGCCCAATCTTGGCCACCAGGGGGTTCGTCAGGGTcatggaatgtctcaggggattacagatggccacgtagcgatccaaagccatggccaggaggatcccagactccatcacataggagcagtgaatgaagtacatctgagtgaggcaggcactgaaactgaTCTCCTTGTAACTGAAACAGAAGATTGCCAGTATTTTGGGCAGGATGGACGTATAAAAAACCAGGTCGGTGATAGctagcatgcagaggaaatagtacatgggttTATGGAGGCTCTGCTCCatcttcacaatgaacaggatggaaaagttccccaagatggctataaTGTACatagtgcagaaggggatggagatccagacatgggccgtctccaggccaggaatgcccagcaggatgaaggtggagggttTGGTGAAGTAGGTTGTGTTGGAACTTGACATGGAGTAGAAGAGAAGGTGTCCGACTCTGAGGCAGAACAGTGTCTCCTGTATGTACCGTACGTTCCCCTGACTTACTGTGTGTGCCGAGGGTCTAGGGTGTTGGTCGCAGTATAAATACCTGGATGGAGAGACAGTGTGAATCTGAGACACTATATCCTCTACTGGAGGCTGGTTTCATGGAGGGAGTAGATTTTCACTCTGATAAATGACAGTTTCATTATTCAGAGAAATGAATTCTGAAGAACTGACCCTACTAATTCCAATTCCATATTTTGTGGTGCTCCCTGCTCAATAAATCCTGCAGCTCATGGGGTGGGAACCTTACTAGGCTGCAGTAGAAATCACGAGTGTGAATACTGATTATCCACCATTGTTCCTTAGGCTTTTCCTACACTGACacgttttatttatgtatttattgatTGTCAATAATCCCCTTTTGCCAAAGACACAGGGGCAGCGTACACACTGCAAAGCCACTTTCAACGACAGACTCCTCAGCGTCAGTGACATCATATAACCATCTCGACAAGACTTTTCCATAAACTTTTTctggcaaagtgccagtgtagacactggtgCTTGTTTTGatcactgtaattggcctctggaAGGCGTCCCACATTGCCCATCCTGACTGCTCTGGGGAAGAGTTTAAACTCCTCTCTCCTGCAACAAGGTAAACactttctgcccttccccctttAAAGGCTCTCgaattttgaaattcccctttctgtttgctcgGTGTGGAATGCTCACGTCACACCTTCCCAGGTTGTCGTGGTGGCTAAATGCTGCGGACACTGTGGAGTTTCTGGAGCTCCTCGGTATTtggggaggaggctgtgcagtcccagctgtgctccagctataggaatgctgtcaaggtttttcccccacgttgaactttagagtacaaaaagtgggaacctgcataaacacttctaagcttaattactagcttgaATTTGGTACACTGCACCAGCCAGAagtcagtgtctggcacactttctgttcccccaaagccttccctggggaacccaagacccaaaccccttgggtcttaaaagaaggagaaattaaccatcaccctccttttctccccagactctcccctccctgggttgccttgagaggtttcacactgatcccaactccttggatcttaaaaccaagaggaattaaccatccccctccttttccccccagactttcccttccctgggttgtcTTGAGAGGCTTCTCACCGATTCAAActccttagatcttaaaacaaggaaaaatcaatcaggttcataaaaagaaaacttttaaataaagaaagagaaaaagtaaaatttatctctgtaaaatgaggatggaaAATTCTTACAGGGTACTCTGATTCATATAGATTAgagggtcaagtatcagaggggtagccgtgttagtctggatctgtaaaagcagcaaagaatgctgtggcaccttatagactaaccgacgttttggagcatgagctttcgtgggtgaatacccacccttctgaagaagtgggtattcacccacgaaagctcatgctccaaaacgtcggttagtctataaggtgccacagcattctttgctgcttttatagattagAGGGACTCTCCTCCCGccaccagcctgagattcaaagttacagcaaacagaggtaaaaatccttccagcaaaaacaccatttacaagttaagaaaacaaacataagactaatccaccttgcctggctattacttactattttgaaacctgaaagactgattcggaaagattgggaaagtctgggtgtacctctggtccctcttagccccacgagcaaacaacgaacaacacaaaaagcacaaaaaaagacttccctccaccaagatttggtcctctggtcaggtgtcagccaggtttgctgagcttcttaacactttacaggtaaaagagacattaactcttaaccatctgtttatgacaaatgtcaGTCCCTAAGGGCAGATTTCATGCAGTGTGTGGGAAAAGTGCTCTGATCAGGACACACTGCTGTACACAGCAAaggtgaaggaactgaggcaaaTGTACCacaaggcaagggaggcaaacagtaTCTCTGGTGCTGTGCCACAGACCAGCCATTTTTATAAGAAATTGGATGTTGTCGTCACCGGTGACCCCATTTCAACCGCCAGCAGCCCCGTGGCTactttggtgggggttctcctgtCATCACACATAATCTACatctctgagaggtggtagctaggtcaatttaAATTCTTCGGTAGACGTGATACTTTATATACCAGGGTTAGACtgatatagctacatctctcagtggtgtgatttttttttttttttgctaaagcaaaaaagagaaaatacaattttaatttgtattagcagaggcagagcatgcaagtcacgggaggGGATAGTAGCAATTTTCTTGGCcctggttagacctcagctggagtattctgtccagtttGGGTCTCCAGTATATAGGAAGAACATAcagaaactgaaaaggatcctgatgAGAGTGACAAAGACGATCCACAGGATGGAATACAAGTcgtatgagcaaaggctgaaggaaaagggtatgtttaatttggaaaatgaaggattaaggggggacatgacagcagtcttgagatacttgaaaggctgccattaaAACTATGGAGGAGTGTTGCACAtagggcagggaagaggcaatagttttaaactacagcacagcagatttagatttaaTCTCAGATAAACTTCCCAAATGTAAGAACAGATGCCCTGGCAGGTTGTGAAaagtccttcactggaggttttcaacaTGAGACTAGAtagtcatctgtcttggatggtttcaacacaacaaatcctgcaactTGGCAAGGGTTAGACTGGCTGATCATTGCAGCCCCCTTCTAACTCTATCGCTCTTTGATTCCATGATATGAAATCCTAGTGCAGACCAGTTCTTACTCAAAGACAAGTTATGGAGCTCAGTactggggtaactgggtgaaagttAATGTCCTCTGTTATAGAGGAGGTCGCACTGGATGATCTAATGAACCCTACAAATCTATCTATATAGGAAGTAGTTCAGGCATTTAAATTTATTCTGTCTCATAACACACTGACAAGAGAACATTCATTTACACTGAAAAAATGAACATagaaaattgattaaaaaaaagttcttaCATAATCCatatttggcctgtggaactccttgccacagataTTATTGGAGCAAAGAGCTTAGCTGAATGGGAGTCACAAATGGATTGGCCATAGTTAGTATTGATGGTGTCACCAACCATAGTTAAGTCTGTCTTACACCATCAACTACAAGACTTCATTTTCGGTTGCCTATAAGTTTGCTAAACATTAACACGCAGCTGGCTCCTGAGGTTTTACTCAATTCTTACTCCAGACTGGATATTTTTTCTGGATGACCTTCTTGAGGGCTTTTCTTCAATTTAAACACGACAGGGGGGCTGCCATAGCTCTTCATGAGGGCCTGAGCAAACTGCAGTCCTCAGCCTCCGAATCTGGCCTTGTCCTGGAGGTCTACTAACAACTTTCATCCAGAAGGGTCCATTGtgcccctgaaatgcagccacctcagggCTGGAGCTCATCACCAAGGGGCACAGCAAAGAGGGACATTTTGGCCCAGGATACTAGAGCAAATTCAGCACCTGTGGCAAGGGCCCTGGGATGTTTGGTGGCTGTGTGgagcagaaataaaaacaaatctattCTCTACTAAATCATGCATATGTTACACTTGGATTGTTGAACAGCAAGAGATGGTACCTGTGATTTCTGAGATGGAAGCCTCTTCGCTAGGAAGCCTCTTCGCTAAgaatccccctcaggtagccgtgtcccacacctctctcagcTCAATATCTACAGCAGCATCCCATGCCGAGAGCTGACACAGGATGTGCAATGTTTATTatatagctctgtgcaatcccagtgGGATTCGCTCAGCCTCTAGGGGAGAAGCAGCATCTGGATGCAAACAGCCTGGAGACCAGAGACACTCTAGCCAATGTCTTTCTTTCCATGTCTGCGCTTCTGTGTTTTTTGTCCAGatttaggagtaaacagtaattaagggaccttcccaaagggagatgagaactcttgggctctgcgctgagtcagagaggaattggctgctctgtgtatttgtgtatatttaaaaattatagttgattacTTAGAAACCTAGGGATTTTGCCTTTGTCTTTTAGGATCGAATGCCATGTAAATGCCCAGGATGGATGGGCAGATAGTAGACAGATAGATTTGGAGAAAGAtgactgaggggagacatgaAAACTTTCTGGAGGCACAAGGGATTTTCGCTAATGGATTAGAGATCAATAATTCTCATCAGTAGCTATTATCATACCTTGTAGAACCTTTCACTGATGGATCTTCCAAAATCCTAGCAAAGGAAAGTCACTATGAACATATCCCCATTTATCCATAGGCAACCTGAGGTACAGGGAGACATGACTTGGCCAAAATCAAATAGAGAAtgacagacagaacccaggagttctgagttccctgacataaAAAACGGTCTCTCCATCAGTAACTGAGCGCATGATAAGCGGGAAATGGAGTCATGCTGTTGTAGGGCCTCTTCACTGGGTAGGAGTGAGGGACTTCTACAGGGTGCAACCTGAAAAAGGGGCTCCCGTGAGCCCTCTCACATACCAGCCTGGGCCCCTCTCACACGGTGAGGCTGTGAAAAGCTGCAAGACCCTTCAGGTCTTGCACTTACATATCCAtatgcagacagagacacacccagctgcagttacgtgAAAGCTTTCAAAAGCCATCCCTGAACcagcaatagagaggctccagccagtttCCCCAACTCCCCAGCCTAGGATCTCAGAGCTGTGCTGTCTTGCCCTTGTCAGAAGACTGACCAGTGTACGTTTATTGCCCTGTCCCTTTCCCTCAATGGGTAGAGGACAATGCACCAGCccctgttcctgagcagatttccctttaTATGTCAAAGATACTGTTTTCGATAAATAAATAGAAAGCAGATGTACTaagtacagaaaaaaattattgtaaGTCATTATAAATCATAGAGAACAGATCAAAGTTGTTTActtaagaaatttaaaaaaattacaatgtaAGTTCTATACCCTAGACAGGATATCAATCAAGAAGTGTCTCACCCTGAGGAGACAAACAGTTCACTCATCTTTCACACCCAGGCTAGAAATTCCTTCAGCTTGGGCCAACATCACTCGTTCAGTCCTTATTCCTAAGGTGGTTCtgggtgttgagttgtggggagagtgAGGCCAAGTGACGATGTCGCTTTCCGCtattatagcttctgccatgtagAGGGAGCTTCATTTTTCCAAGCAAAAGCCCCAGCACAGTTAGTGGAAAAGTTCAGCCAC of the Gopherus flavomarginatus isolate rGopFla2 chromosome 1, rGopFla2.mat.asm, whole genome shotgun sequence genome contains:
- the LOC127053231 gene encoding olfactory receptor 52M1-like; this encodes MSSSNTTYFTKPSTFILLGIPGLETAHVWISIPFCTMYIIAILGNFSILFIVKMEQSLHKPMYYFLCMLAITDLVFYTSILPKILAIFCFSYKEISFSACLTQMYFIHCSYVMESGILLAMALDRYVAICNPLRHSMTLTNPLVAKIGLAMVLRGCIVVFPYPLLARQWPYCRTIIIPQPYCAHIAVVNLACADTRVSSYYGLFVQFCVIGVDGIFIAVSYIQILRAIFSLPTKDARLKTFETCGSHLFVILAFYIPGLIISLMNRFAQNVPLHFHVLIVNVYFLLPPMLHPIIYGVRTKQIRGRLLWLFTHKGA